One segment of Aquimarina sp. BL5 DNA contains the following:
- a CDS encoding ammonium transporter — translation MEMLTINNVWMMVCTALVFFMHLGFSFLEIGLTRQKNTINILFKNVFIICVGLLLYCLVGFNLMYPGFAEDAAGFIGFAGFGLSSPVVEGALDLAYNEGYTYWTDFLFQGMFAATAATIVSGAVAERIKLGSFMIFTIVYVGVVYPIVGSWQWGGGFLSSFQIGEAEGFYDFAGSTLVHSVGGWAALVAVWLLGSRIGKFNSDGKPQAIPGHNIPLAAAGVLILWLGWFGFNGGSVLSADAAGTSLTLVTTSLAAAAGGVVAFLVSTLMYKNYDLTMFLNGILGGLVGITAGADQMTPTDAVLIGAIAGAIIVFGVALIDKLKLDDPVGAIAVHLICGIWGTLAVGIFGAKAGFDQFLVQGVGVLAAGGFCVLTSFIIIFGLKKTIGIRVSEKEEIDGLDGHEHGMDAYPDFRINQH, via the coding sequence ATGGAAATGTTAACTATAAACAATGTATGGATGATGGTGTGTACAGCACTTGTATTCTTCATGCACCTAGGTTTCTCTTTTTTAGAAATTGGATTAACTCGTCAAAAAAACACAATTAATATTCTTTTTAAAAATGTATTCATCATCTGTGTAGGTTTATTACTATACTGCTTAGTAGGATTTAATCTAATGTATCCCGGATTTGCCGAAGATGCTGCAGGATTTATCGGATTTGCAGGATTTGGATTAAGTTCTCCTGTAGTAGAAGGAGCTTTAGACTTAGCATATAATGAAGGATATACGTATTGGACAGACTTCTTATTCCAAGGAATGTTTGCTGCTACTGCTGCTACGATTGTTTCTGGAGCTGTTGCGGAAAGAATCAAACTTGGATCATTTATGATTTTTACAATTGTATATGTAGGAGTTGTGTATCCAATCGTAGGTTCATGGCAATGGGGAGGCGGATTTTTATCTTCGTTCCAAATTGGTGAAGCTGAAGGATTTTATGACTTTGCTGGTTCTACACTAGTTCACTCTGTGGGAGGATGGGCTGCGTTAGTAGCAGTATGGTTATTAGGATCTAGAATCGGAAAATTTAATTCTGATGGTAAGCCTCAAGCAATACCTGGTCATAACATACCTTTAGCTGCAGCAGGTGTATTAATCCTTTGGTTAGGATGGTTCGGATTTAATGGTGGTTCTGTACTTTCTGCAGATGCTGCTGGAACATCTCTTACATTGGTAACGACATCTCTTGCTGCTGCTGCTGGTGGAGTTGTAGCCTTTTTAGTATCTACACTAATGTATAAAAACTATGATCTAACAATGTTCTTAAACGGAATTCTTGGAGGACTAGTAGGTATTACTGCTGGAGCTGATCAAATGACTCCTACTGATGCTGTATTAATTGGGGCAATTGCTGGAGCGATCATCGTGTTTGGTGTAGCACTGATAGATAAGTTGAAACTTGACGATCCTGTAGGAGCAATTGCAGTACACTTAATCTGCGGTATCTGGGGAACACTAGCTGTAGGAATATTTGGTGCTAAAGCTGGTTTTGATCAATTTTTAGTGCAAGGAGTTGGAGTTTTAGCTGCTGGTGGGTTCTGTGTGCTAACATCCTTTATCATTATATTTGGATTAAAGAAAACTATAGGAATCAGAGTTTCTGAAAAAGAAGAAATTGATGGTCTAGATGGTCACGAGCATGGAATGGATGCATATCCAGATTTTAGAATTAACCAACACTAG
- a CDS encoding glutamate synthase subunit beta has product MGKITGFLEFEREIEQYQPVKDRIRGYNEFTVPMEESKLKNQGARCMDCGIPFCHSGCPLGNLIPDFNDAVYRGKWEKAASILHSTNNFPEFTGRLCPAPCEEACVLGINEDPVTIENIEKNIVEQAFENGWVKANPPRERTGKTVAVIGSGPAGLATAQQLNRAGHLVTVFERDEKVGGLLRYGIPDFKMEKNVIDRRVTVLEEEGIVFKTNTAIGKDIKADQLKSEYDAVVLCTGATVRRNLPVKGSDLKGVVQAMDFLPQNNRRVDGIKELGEEILATGKDVIVIGGGDTGSDCIGTSVRHGATSVTNFEIMGKGTIERPANQPWPFWPMRLRTSSSHQEGVERNWSISTKEFLGDENGNLKGLITSEVEWVKENGRFTLKEIPNTEKEWKCELALLAMGFTGSEPTIAEQLGIDMDARTNIKATEDDYATNVKGVFAAGDTRRGQSLIVWAIAEGRQAAYHIDTYLMGSSNLPLKGDGDLPRV; this is encoded by the coding sequence ATGGGAAAGATAACTGGATTTTTAGAATTTGAAAGAGAGATAGAACAGTACCAACCTGTTAAAGATCGTATTAGAGGATACAATGAGTTTACGGTACCTATGGAGGAAAGTAAACTAAAAAATCAAGGAGCAAGATGTATGGATTGTGGAATCCCGTTTTGTCATAGTGGATGTCCATTAGGAAATCTGATTCCTGATTTTAACGATGCAGTGTATCGAGGTAAATGGGAGAAAGCTGCTAGTATATTACATTCGACAAATAACTTCCCGGAATTTACGGGTAGGCTATGTCCTGCGCCTTGCGAAGAAGCTTGTGTACTTGGAATTAATGAGGATCCTGTGACGATAGAAAATATAGAAAAGAATATAGTAGAGCAAGCTTTTGAAAATGGATGGGTAAAAGCGAACCCGCCAAGAGAGAGAACTGGTAAAACTGTTGCAGTAATTGGATCAGGACCTGCCGGACTAGCAACTGCACAACAATTAAATCGAGCAGGACATTTAGTAACCGTTTTCGAAAGAGATGAAAAAGTAGGAGGGTTGTTACGTTATGGAATTCCAGACTTTAAGATGGAAAAGAATGTGATTGATCGTCGTGTTACCGTTTTAGAAGAAGAAGGTATTGTGTTTAAGACAAATACTGCTATAGGAAAGGATATTAAAGCGGATCAATTAAAATCAGAGTATGATGCAGTAGTATTGTGTACAGGAGCAACAGTACGTCGTAACTTACCGGTAAAAGGATCTGATCTAAAAGGAGTAGTTCAGGCTATGGATTTCTTACCGCAAAACAATAGAAGAGTAGATGGCATAAAAGAGCTGGGCGAAGAAATCTTGGCAACTGGTAAGGATGTGATTGTAATTGGAGGAGGAGATACAGGATCTGATTGTATCGGGACATCGGTGCGTCACGGAGCTACCTCGGTAACGAATTTCGAAATTATGGGTAAAGGTACTATAGAACGCCCTGCCAATCAGCCTTGGCCATTTTGGCCTATGCGTTTACGTACGAGCTCTTCTCATCAAGAAGGCGTAGAACGTAATTGGAGTATTTCTACAAAAGAGTTTTTAGGAGATGAAAATGGGAATCTTAAAGGTTTAATAACTTCTGAAGTAGAGTGGGTAAAAGAGAATGGTCGTTTTACATTAAAAGAAATCCCTAATACAGAGAAAGAATGGAAATGTGAGTTAGCTTTATTAGCGATGGGATTCACCGGATCTGAGCCAACAATTGCAGAGCAATTAGGAATTGATATGGATGCCAGAACAAATATAAAAGCTACTGAGGATGACTATGCCACCAATGTAAAAGGTGTTTTTGCTGCAGGAGACACTCGTAGAGGACAATCATTAATTGTTTGGGCAATAGCAGAAGGCAGACAGGCAGCATATCATATAGATACGTATTTAATGGGGAGCTCTAATTTGCCTCTTAAAGGGGATGGAGATTTGCCAAGAGTATAG
- a CDS encoding DUF4870 domain-containing protein — MRQDRSLLVITHLSQLLDLVTGFGGFIVPLILWLTQREQVLAMDNHGKSIMNFQISMFIYAVVCIPLILLFGLGILGLIVIGVLCLVFPIINAIKASNGEEPSYPLSMEIIK; from the coding sequence ATGAGACAAGACAGATCATTACTCGTTATTACCCATTTATCCCAGTTGTTAGACCTTGTAACTGGATTTGGAGGGTTTATAGTGCCTTTAATATTATGGTTAACGCAGAGAGAACAGGTGTTAGCAATGGATAATCATGGAAAATCAATTATGAATTTTCAGATTAGTATGTTTATCTATGCGGTAGTTTGTATACCATTAATATTATTGTTTGGATTAGGAATTTTAGGATTAATTGTAATAGGAGTTTTATGCTTAGTATTTCCTATCATAAATGCTATCAAAGCAAGTAATGGAGAAGAACCATCCTATCCTTTATCTATGGAGATTATAAAGTAA
- the gltB gene encoding glutamate synthase large subunit yields the protein MKKQGMYLPEFEHDACGAGFICSLEGKKSNDIIHKALEILEKLEHRGAVSSDGKTGDGAGILIDIPHDFFVENCTFDLPEAGEYAVSNVFLPKKENQREYCMDTFEKSIADQGLVLLGWRDVPVDTVHLGEIAATTEPFIKQIFIGKNTKEQSYFDFNLKLFTARKATEHEIYSSKLSENKFFYLPSLSTKTLIFKGLLMPEDIKLYYTDLMDPKVVTRLALVHQRFSTNTFPTWDLAQPFRYMCHNGEINTLRGNVTRMRSREELLESNWFGEDIKKVLPVVLKGKSDSASMDMVVELLLMTGRSLPEVMMMMVPEAWEKNPEMSEAKKAFYEYNSCAMEPWDGPASIPFTDGNYIGAVLDRNGLRPSRYTVTKDGYVIMSSETGVVDIEPSNLEFHGRLEPGKMFLVNMDEGRIINDEEIKEEIAAKHPYREWIDNNLVHLKDIPYNDCPLFLGEETIGKRKEVFGYTQEDIDTIIVPMSQLAKEPIGSMGSDTPIAVLSERSQLIYNYFKQLFAQVTNPPLDGIREELITDISLTLGSDHNIFNINEKHCNKLKIQNPVISKEDLDKIKTYTDKGFKATSVSMLYNINRGLNGLEDALEDTLNKVSEAIDEGSNIIILSDRNISKHRAPIPALLACSFVNSGLQKLGKRSQVSIIIESAEPREVHHFALLFGYGASAINPYMVNEIIKEQIEDKNITDLEALEAVNNYNKAVGKGVLKVMNKIGISTLNSYRSSQLFECIGINTKVVDKYFPNTATRIQGIGLYEIEKEIAKRHKRAYIEREVDATLDLEIGGQYRWRRNGEKHQFNPLSVAKLQKSVRDNDPATYKEYASLINEQSKNLMTIRGLLEFSNYDPIPLDEVEPWTEIVKRFKTGAMSYGSISKEAHENLAVAMNRIGGKSNSGEGGENPLRFYKDVNGDWKNSAIKQVASGRFGVSSNYLTNAAEIQIKMAQGAKPGEGGQLPGPKVNPEIAKTRNSTPYVGLISPPPHHDIYSIEDLSQLIYDLKSANRSARINVKLVSEVGVGTVAAGVAKAKADVVLISGFDGGTGASPLTSLKHAGLPWELGIAEAQQTLVGNNLRSRIVLECDGQLKTGRDVAVACLLGAEEFGFATAPLVASGCVMMRVCHLNTCPVGIATQNPELRKKFKGKPEHVVNYMYFVAQELREIMAQLGFRTINEMVGQVHKLDRKQAIEHYKTAGVDLSPILHQVEAAEGVGIYNSEIQDHCLGKSIDFEIIEQAHQALFRKEKTTLDFDITNTDRAVGAILSNEISKIYGAQGLPDSTLKLNFTGAAGQSFGAFATKGLTMIVNGNTNDYLGKGLSGAKLIIKVPDEATLVPEENVITGNVTLYGATDGEVYINGKAGERFCVRNSGAKAVVEGIGDHGCEYMTGGVAVILGEVGRNFGAGMSGGIAYIYDDKKTFEAHCNKEALNLDPVELPEDVIELKGLIESHYNATLSPLAQRILENWENELPKFIKIFPEEYKQALKRLEEEKLAQA from the coding sequence ATGAAGAAACAAGGAATGTATCTGCCAGAATTCGAACACGACGCATGTGGTGCCGGATTTATTTGTAGCTTAGAAGGAAAAAAGTCTAATGATATTATTCATAAGGCACTTGAGATTCTGGAGAAATTAGAACATCGTGGAGCAGTAAGTTCAGATGGAAAAACCGGAGATGGAGCTGGAATACTTATAGATATCCCTCACGATTTCTTTGTTGAGAATTGTACATTTGATTTACCTGAAGCAGGGGAATATGCTGTAAGTAATGTATTCTTACCTAAAAAGGAAAATCAGAGAGAATACTGTATGGATACCTTCGAAAAAAGTATTGCCGATCAAGGTCTTGTACTTTTAGGATGGAGAGACGTTCCTGTAGATACAGTTCATTTAGGTGAAATAGCTGCTACGACAGAACCTTTTATTAAGCAAATATTTATAGGTAAAAATACTAAAGAACAAAGCTATTTTGATTTTAATTTAAAATTGTTCACTGCAAGAAAAGCTACAGAACACGAAATATACAGTTCTAAATTATCAGAAAACAAGTTTTTCTATCTACCTAGTTTATCTACAAAAACTTTAATATTTAAAGGTCTTTTGATGCCAGAAGACATTAAATTATACTACACGGATCTTATGGATCCGAAAGTAGTGACTAGATTGGCGTTAGTGCATCAGCGTTTTTCGACCAACACGTTTCCTACTTGGGATCTTGCTCAGCCTTTTCGGTATATGTGTCATAATGGAGAGATTAATACCTTAAGAGGTAATGTGACCAGAATGAGATCCAGAGAAGAATTATTAGAAAGCAACTGGTTTGGTGAGGATATTAAAAAAGTATTACCGGTCGTTCTGAAAGGAAAATCAGATTCTGCATCTATGGATATGGTGGTAGAGTTATTATTGATGACAGGTAGGTCTTTACCGGAAGTAATGATGATGATGGTACCAGAAGCTTGGGAGAAGAATCCAGAAATGTCTGAAGCCAAGAAAGCATTCTATGAATATAATTCTTGTGCTATGGAACCTTGGGATGGTCCTGCATCAATTCCGTTTACAGATGGAAATTATATTGGAGCTGTATTAGATAGAAATGGATTAAGACCATCTAGATACACTGTGACAAAAGATGGATATGTAATTATGTCTTCTGAAACTGGAGTGGTGGATATAGAACCTAGTAATCTAGAGTTTCACGGTCGTTTAGAACCAGGAAAGATGTTTCTGGTAAATATGGACGAAGGTCGAATCATTAATGACGAAGAAATTAAAGAGGAGATAGCAGCTAAACATCCGTATAGAGAATGGATAGACAATAATTTAGTACACTTAAAGGATATTCCTTATAACGACTGTCCGTTGTTTTTAGGCGAAGAAACTATAGGGAAGCGTAAAGAAGTATTTGGATATACTCAGGAAGATATAGATACGATTATTGTTCCGATGAGTCAATTAGCAAAAGAACCTATCGGATCAATGGGATCAGATACGCCAATTGCTGTACTTTCGGAAAGATCACAATTAATCTATAATTACTTTAAACAATTATTTGCACAAGTAACAAACCCTCCATTAGATGGGATTCGCGAGGAATTGATTACAGATATCAGTCTTACCTTAGGATCAGATCATAATATTTTTAATATTAATGAGAAGCACTGTAATAAATTAAAAATACAGAATCCTGTTATTTCAAAAGAAGATTTAGATAAAATTAAAACATATACAGATAAAGGTTTTAAGGCGACTTCTGTTTCTATGTTATATAATATAAATAGAGGGCTTAATGGATTAGAAGACGCTTTAGAAGATACTTTGAATAAAGTATCAGAAGCAATCGATGAAGGAAGTAATATTATTATACTTTCGGATAGAAATATAAGCAAGCACAGAGCTCCAATTCCTGCATTACTAGCCTGTTCTTTTGTTAATAGTGGATTACAGAAATTAGGAAAGCGCTCTCAGGTGAGTATTATTATTGAGTCTGCAGAACCAAGAGAAGTACATCATTTCGCACTACTATTTGGATATGGAGCAAGTGCTATTAATCCATATATGGTAAATGAAATCATAAAAGAACAAATTGAAGATAAAAACATTACCGATTTAGAAGCATTAGAAGCAGTAAATAATTATAACAAAGCTGTAGGTAAAGGAGTACTGAAGGTAATGAACAAAATAGGAATCTCTACCTTGAATTCATACCGTAGCTCTCAACTTTTCGAATGTATTGGTATAAACACCAAAGTAGTAGATAAATACTTCCCAAATACGGCGACACGTATTCAAGGTATTGGGTTATACGAAATTGAGAAAGAAATAGCTAAACGACACAAAAGAGCTTATATAGAGAGAGAAGTAGATGCAACATTAGATTTAGAAATAGGAGGTCAATATAGATGGAGACGTAATGGAGAGAAACATCAGTTTAATCCACTATCTGTAGCTAAGCTTCAGAAATCTGTACGAGATAACGACCCTGCAACCTATAAGGAATATGCAAGTTTGATTAACGAACAGTCTAAAAACCTAATGACGATTCGTGGATTACTAGAATTTTCTAATTACGATCCAATTCCATTAGACGAGGTAGAACCTTGGACAGAAATTGTAAAACGTTTTAAAACAGGAGCAATGTCTTATGGATCTATTAGTAAGGAAGCACATGAGAACCTAGCCGTTGCCATGAATCGAATTGGCGGTAAAAGTAACTCTGGAGAAGGAGGAGAAAATCCGTTACGTTTTTATAAAGATGTAAATGGAGATTGGAAAAATAGTGCGATTAAGCAAGTTGCTTCTGGTCGATTTGGAGTTTCTTCAAATTATTTAACAAATGCTGCAGAGATACAAATAAAAATGGCTCAAGGGGCTAAACCAGGAGAAGGAGGACAGTTACCAGGACCAAAAGTAAATCCTGAAATTGCCAAAACCCGTAACTCCACTCCATATGTTGGGTTGATCTCTCCACCACCGCATCACGATATTTATTCTATTGAAGATTTATCTCAGTTGATTTATGACTTAAAATCAGCAAACCGATCTGCTAGAATTAATGTGAAATTAGTATCAGAAGTAGGAGTAGGAACAGTGGCTGCCGGTGTAGCAAAAGCAAAAGCAGACGTAGTATTGATTTCTGGTTTTGATGGAGGAACAGGAGCGTCACCACTAACGTCATTAAAGCATGCAGGTTTACCTTGGGAATTAGGAATTGCCGAAGCACAACAAACACTTGTAGGTAATAATCTTAGGAGCCGAATTGTTTTAGAATGTGATGGACAGTTAAAAACAGGTCGTGATGTTGCAGTAGCGTGTTTATTAGGAGCAGAAGAGTTTGGTTTTGCTACAGCACCTTTAGTAGCGTCTGGATGTGTAATGATGCGTGTTTGTCACCTTAATACGTGTCCTGTGGGTATTGCCACTCAGAATCCAGAATTACGTAAGAAGTTTAAAGGAAAACCAGAACACGTAGTAAACTATATGTATTTCGTTGCTCAGGAATTAAGAGAAATTATGGCACAGCTTGGCTTCAGAACAATTAATGAAATGGTAGGTCAAGTACATAAGTTAGATCGTAAACAAGCGATTGAACATTATAAAACTGCTGGAGTCGATCTTTCACCAATTTTACATCAGGTAGAAGCAGCTGAAGGAGTTGGGATTTATAATTCAGAAATACAAGATCACTGTTTAGGAAAATCAATAGATTTCGAAATTATAGAACAAGCACACCAGGCATTGTTTAGAAAGGAGAAGACTACGCTAGATTTTGATATTACTAATACAGATAGAGCAGTAGGAGCAATTCTTAGTAATGAAATATCTAAAATATACGGAGCACAAGGATTACCAGATAGCACGCTGAAATTGAATTTTACAGGTGCTGCAGGACAAAGTTTTGGAGCATTCGCTACAAAAGGATTGACTATGATAGTTAATGGGAATACCAATGATTATCTAGGTAAAGGATTATCAGGAGCTAAGCTAATTATCAAAGTACCTGACGAAGCGACTTTAGTGCCAGAAGAAAATGTGATTACAGGTAATGTTACTTTATATGGAGCTACAGATGGAGAGGTATACATTAATGGTAAAGCAGGAGAACGTTTTTGTGTTCGTAACTCAGGTGCCAAAGCAGTTGTAGAAGGTATTGGAGATCACGGATGTGAATATATGACCGGTGGAGTTGCAGTGATCCTTGGAGAAGTTGGTAGAAATTTTGGAGCAGGGATGTCTGGAGGTATCGCTTACATCTATGACGATAAAAAGACATTCGAAGCACATTGTAATAAAGAAGCGTTAAACCTAGATCCGGTGGAACTACCAGAAGATGTAATCGAATTAAAAGGCTTAATAGAATCACATTACAATGCAACATTAAGTCCATTGGCACAAAGAATTCTAGAGAATTGGGAAAACGAATTGCCTAAATTTATTAAGATATTCCCAGAAGAGTATAAGCAGGCCTTAAAACGATTAGAAGAAGAAAAATTAGCACAAGCATAA
- a CDS encoding LytTR family DNA-binding domain-containing protein, with the protein MVLKCIVIDDEPLARECVSNYINEVDFLELQGSCNNPLEINKIKNAHQADLLFLDIQMPRMNGIEFLKSMKSRPMVIITTAFPNYALDGFDLDVMDYLLKPITFTRFFKAVCKVKEQYLLTQSKTNVTQNQDTSGSDHVFIKCESTYKKIYFDDILFIKSMQNYVAFHTIDGKKHLSLIPLKEVAKQLDSDIFMQVHKSFIVCLHKIEAIETEGITIGSHYIPLGRNYRTSIMEKIVNDRILKK; encoded by the coding sequence ATGGTTTTAAAATGTATTGTAATTGATGACGAACCTTTAGCAAGAGAATGTGTTTCTAATTATATAAACGAAGTAGATTTTCTGGAACTGCAAGGATCTTGTAATAATCCTTTGGAAATCAATAAGATAAAGAATGCTCATCAAGCAGACTTACTTTTTCTAGATATTCAGATGCCAAGAATGAATGGAATAGAGTTTTTAAAATCTATGAAATCTCGACCAATGGTTATAATCACAACTGCTTTTCCTAACTATGCCTTGGATGGATTTGATTTAGACGTAATGGACTATTTATTAAAACCAATTACATTTACTCGATTTTTTAAAGCTGTTTGTAAAGTAAAAGAACAGTATCTTTTGACACAAAGTAAAACTAATGTAACTCAGAATCAGGATACTTCAGGATCGGATCATGTTTTTATAAAATGTGAGAGTACTTATAAAAAAATATATTTTGATGATATCTTATTCATCAAATCTATGCAAAACTATGTTGCTTTTCACACTATTGATGGAAAGAAACATCTCTCTTTAATACCTCTTAAAGAAGTCGCTAAACAGTTAGATTCGGATATTTTTATGCAAGTCCATAAATCTTTTATTGTTTGTCTTCACAAAATTGAAGCTATTGAAACAGAAGGAATAACAATTGGTTCACATTATATTCCATTAGGACGTAACTATAGAACTTCTATTATGGAAAAAATAGTTAATGACAGAATATTAAAGAAGTAA
- a CDS encoding P-II family nitrogen regulator: protein MKKIEAIIRRSKYRVVKEALHDKGITFFSYWDVTGVGNEKKGHVYRGISYSTTDIQRRFLSIVVNDEFEEAAVSAILEAGKTGEVGDGKVFVSDIKEAYRIRTSEKGSATLS from the coding sequence ATGAAGAAAATAGAAGCAATCATCAGAAGATCAAAATATCGTGTTGTAAAAGAAGCATTACACGACAAAGGCATTACATTCTTTTCTTATTGGGATGTTACTGGTGTAGGTAATGAGAAAAAAGGACACGTATATCGTGGAATTTCCTATAGTACAACAGATATTCAAAGACGTTTTTTATCAATTGTAGTAAATGATGAATTTGAAGAAGCTGCAGTTTCTGCAATTCTGGAAGCTGGAAAAACCGGTGAAGTTGGAGACGGAAAAGTTTTTGTATCCGATATTAAAGAAGCCTACAGAATTCGTACTTCTGAAAAAGGTAGCGCTACACTATCCTAA